One stretch of Pseudoxanthomonas sp. Root65 DNA includes these proteins:
- a CDS encoding CaiB/BaiF CoA-transferase family protein, protein MSVATPRALAGVRVLDLTRVLAGPWCTQVLADLGADVIKVERPGSGDDTRGWGPPFLRDADGNDTAESAYYLCANRNKRSLTVDIATEEGQAVIRRLVMQSDVLVENFKVGDMARYGLDAATLRGLHPRLVYCSITGFGQDGPYAQRAGYDVAIQGLGGLMSITGAADGEPQKVGVAVTDLFTGMYATVAILAALRHRDATGEGQVIDMALLDAQVAMLANLGSHYLVGGDVPPRQGNAHANIVPYQVFAVADGHIVVAVGNDRQFARLCELMDVSALADDARFTTNAGRVRHRDVLVPPLQAALLSRGRHAWLSMFEAAGIPCGPVNDLADVFADPQVQARGMVAGLPHPLADALPLVNSPIRLSATPVVHRHAPPLLGQHTDDVLREAGYDDDGIAALRKRGVV, encoded by the coding sequence ATGAGCGTGGCGACGCCGCGGGCGTTGGCGGGTGTGCGCGTACTCGATCTGACCCGCGTGCTCGCCGGACCGTGGTGCACGCAGGTACTGGCCGACCTCGGCGCCGACGTCATCAAGGTGGAGCGTCCCGGCAGCGGCGACGACACGCGTGGCTGGGGTCCTCCGTTCCTGCGCGACGCCGACGGCAACGACACGGCGGAGTCCGCGTACTACCTGTGCGCCAACCGCAACAAGCGCTCGCTGACCGTCGATATCGCCACCGAGGAAGGGCAGGCCGTCATCCGTCGGCTGGTGATGCAGAGCGACGTACTGGTGGAGAACTTCAAGGTCGGCGACATGGCGCGCTACGGGCTGGATGCCGCGACGCTGCGTGGCCTCCATCCGAGGCTGGTGTACTGCTCGATCACCGGCTTCGGCCAGGACGGCCCGTATGCACAGCGTGCCGGTTACGACGTCGCGATCCAGGGCCTCGGCGGCCTGATGAGCATCACCGGCGCCGCCGACGGCGAGCCGCAGAAAGTGGGCGTGGCCGTCACCGACCTGTTCACCGGTATGTATGCCACTGTCGCCATCCTCGCTGCCCTGCGCCACCGCGATGCAACCGGCGAAGGCCAGGTGATCGACATGGCGCTGCTGGATGCGCAGGTCGCGATGCTCGCCAACCTGGGCAGCCATTACCTGGTCGGCGGTGACGTACCGCCGCGGCAAGGCAACGCGCATGCCAACATCGTGCCGTACCAGGTCTTCGCCGTGGCCGACGGGCATATCGTCGTCGCGGTCGGCAACGACCGGCAGTTCGCGCGGTTGTGCGAACTAATGGATGTATCCGCGCTGGCGGATGATGCGCGCTTCACGACCAATGCCGGGCGTGTGCGCCATCGCGACGTGCTTGTACCGCCGTTGCAGGCCGCGTTGCTGTCGCGGGGACGGCACGCGTGGCTGTCGATGTTCGAGGCGGCCGGCATTCCCTGCGGACCGGTCAACGACCTCGCCGACGTGTTCGCCGATCCGCAGGTGCAGGCGCGGGGCATGGTGGCCGGGTTACCGCATCCGCTGGCCGACGCGTTGCCGCTGGTGAACAGTCCGATCCGGCTGTCGGCGACCCCGGTCGTGCACCGGCATGCACCACCGTTGCTCGGGCAGCACACCGATGACGTGCTGCGCGAAGCGGGCTATGACGACGACGGGATTGCCGCGTTGCGCAAGCGCGGTGTGGTCTGA
- the waaA gene encoding lipid IV(A) 3-deoxy-D-manno-octulosonic acid transferase, translating to MSNRTAERLLRILYSVVLYLLTPVTVYHLIWRGFRYPEYFLRWSERYGSYDTPSRPVDVWLHAVSVGEVNAAAPVVDALLKRHRGLRLLITTITPTGSQRVQALWGERVLHVYSPYDLPGAVARFLAQFPPRLALIMETELWPSLLFGCHDRRVPVYILNARLSARSLRGYSVLRPLIARTLRTVSKVAAQSGDDAARFVQLGALPEQVRDVGNLKFDIPVPANVAEVVAGFRQHLSTGRRVWIAASTHEEEEAPVLAIHARLRKRWPDLLLLWAPRHPERFPRVAESARAAGWNVGTRRGDRWPSTGNDVFVLDTLGELMAFYACADVAFVGGSLQAIGGHNLLEPAAVGTPAVSGPHLHNFSEISRRLREADALVIAVDAAGVGDAIETLLADDARRRDVADRGRTLVEHGRGALARTLAMIAPHLPAPVA from the coding sequence ATGTCGAACCGCACTGCCGAACGCCTGTTGCGCATCCTCTATTCGGTGGTGCTGTACCTGCTGACGCCGGTCACCGTCTACCACCTGATCTGGCGTGGTTTCCGGTATCCCGAGTATTTCCTGCGCTGGAGCGAGCGCTACGGCAGCTACGACACGCCGTCGCGTCCCGTCGACGTCTGGCTGCATGCGGTGTCGGTGGGCGAGGTCAACGCCGCCGCGCCGGTCGTCGACGCCTTGTTGAAGCGGCATCGCGGCCTGCGGCTGCTGATCACCACCATCACGCCGACCGGGTCGCAGCGCGTGCAGGCGCTGTGGGGCGAGCGCGTGCTGCATGTGTATTCGCCTTACGACCTGCCCGGTGCGGTCGCGCGCTTCCTTGCGCAGTTCCCACCGCGGCTGGCGTTGATCATGGAAACCGAGCTGTGGCCCAGTCTGCTGTTCGGCTGCCACGACCGTCGCGTGCCGGTGTACATCCTCAATGCGCGCCTGTCCGCACGCTCGCTGCGCGGCTACAGCGTGCTGCGCCCGCTGATCGCGCGCACGCTGCGCACCGTGAGCAAGGTGGCGGCGCAGTCCGGTGACGATGCGGCGCGCTTCGTGCAACTCGGTGCGCTGCCGGAACAGGTGCGTGACGTCGGCAACCTGAAGTTCGACATCCCGGTGCCGGCCAACGTGGCCGAGGTGGTCGCCGGCTTCCGCCAGCACCTGTCGACGGGGCGTCGTGTCTGGATCGCCGCCAGCACGCACGAGGAGGAGGAAGCGCCGGTGCTGGCCATTCACGCGCGCCTGCGCAAGCGCTGGCCCGACCTGCTGCTGCTGTGGGCGCCACGGCACCCCGAGCGCTTCCCCCGCGTGGCGGAATCGGCGCGCGCCGCGGGCTGGAACGTCGGCACGCGTCGCGGCGACCGCTGGCCGTCCACCGGCAACGATGTCTTCGTGCTCGACACGCTGGGCGAACTGATGGCGTTCTACGCCTGCGCGGACGTCGCCTTCGTCGGTGGCAGCCTGCAGGCGATCGGCGGCCACAACCTGCTGGAGCCGGCCGCCGTCGGCACGCCGGCCGTCAGCGGTCCGCACCTGCACAACTTCAGCGAGATTTCCCGCCGGTTGCGGGAAGCCGACGCACTGGTGATCGCAGTCGATGCCGCCGGCGTGGGCGATGCCATCGAGACCTTGCTTGCCGATGACGCGCGACGGCGCGACGTGGCCGACCGCGGGCGCACGCTGGTCGAGCACGGGCGCGGCGCACTGGCACGTACCCTGGCGATGATCGCCCCGCACCTGCCGGCACCGGTGGCATGA